A DNA window from Moorella thermoacetica contains the following coding sequences:
- the tuf gene encoding elongation factor Tu — translation MAKQKYERTKPHVNVGTIGHVDHGKTTLTAAITFCLAKAGGAVPTAYDQIDKAPEERERGITIATAHVEYETEKRHYAHVDCPGHADYVKNMITGAAQMDGAILVVSAADGPMPQTREHILLARQVGVPYIVVFLNKVDQVDDPELLELVEMEVRELLTEYEFPGDEIPIVTGSALKAMECGCGKRECEWCGKVWELMDAVDSYIPTPERDTDKPFLMPIEDVFTITGRGTVTTGRVERGKVKVGDEVEIIGLRDEIRKTVVTGVEMFRKILDEAVAGDNIGTLLRGVDRKEVERGMVLAKPGSIKPHTKFNAEVYVLTKEEGGRHTPFFNGYRPQFYFRTTDVTGVVNLPEGVEMVMPGDNIRMTIELITPIAIEEGLRFAIREGGRTVGAGVVTGIIE, via the coding sequence ATGGCCAAACAAAAATATGAACGCACGAAACCCCATGTCAACGTTGGTACCATCGGGCACGTTGACCATGGCAAGACGACCCTGACGGCAGCCATTACCTTCTGCCTGGCCAAGGCCGGCGGCGCTGTACCTACGGCCTACGATCAGATTGATAAGGCGCCGGAAGAGAGAGAACGTGGAATTACCATCGCCACGGCCCACGTAGAGTACGAAACCGAGAAAAGGCACTATGCCCATGTTGACTGCCCGGGTCACGCCGACTACGTCAAGAACATGATTACCGGTGCGGCACAGATGGACGGTGCCATCCTGGTAGTATCAGCGGCCGACGGTCCCATGCCCCAGACCCGTGAACACATCCTTCTGGCCCGCCAGGTAGGCGTTCCTTACATCGTTGTTTTCCTGAATAAAGTTGACCAGGTAGACGATCCCGAACTCCTGGAACTCGTGGAGATGGAAGTCCGGGAGCTTTTAACTGAATATGAATTCCCGGGCGATGAGATTCCTATTGTCACCGGCAGCGCCCTGAAAGCCATGGAATGCGGTTGCGGCAAACGGGAATGCGAATGGTGCGGCAAGGTGTGGGAGCTGATGGATGCCGTAGACAGCTATATTCCTACACCCGAGCGTGACACCGACAAACCTTTCCTGATGCCCATTGAAGACGTCTTCACCATTACCGGCCGCGGTACCGTGACCACCGGCAGGGTGGAGAGGGGCAAGGTCAAAGTCGGGGATGAAGTCGAGATTATCGGCCTGCGCGACGAGATCCGCAAGACGGTAGTCACCGGTGTGGAGATGTTCCGCAAGATCCTCGACGAAGCCGTTGCTGGTGACAATATCGGCACCCTCCTCCGTGGTGTCGACCGCAAAGAGGTCGAGCGCGGTATGGTCCTGGCCAAACCGGGCAGCATTAAACCCCATACCAAATTCAATGCCGAGGTTTACGTCCTGACCAAAGAGGAAGGTGGCCGGCATACTCCCTTCTTTAATGGCTACCGGCCCCAGTTCTATTTCCGGACTACCGACGTTACCGGCGTGGTAAACCTCCCCGAAGGTGTAGAGATGGTCATGCCGGGCGATAACATCCGTATGACCATTGAGCTCATTACCCCCATTGCTATTGAAGAAGGCCTGCGTTTCGCTATCCGCGAAGGTGGTCGTACTGTCGGCGCCGGCGTTGTTACCGGGATTATCGAATAA